The following proteins are encoded in a genomic region of Papaver somniferum cultivar HN1 unplaced genomic scaffold, ASM357369v1 unplaced-scaffold_10, whole genome shotgun sequence:
- the LOC113326994 gene encoding annexin-like protein RJ4: MATIVVHESVPSPMEDAEAVMNAVKGWGTNEKALFEVLAHRNAAQRQAIRHAYEEHYHEDLIKRLESELPGHLEKAMYRWMLEPLDCDAVLANVALKRHSPDYPVIVELACVKDPEEFLAVKRAYQWRYKHSLEEDVASHSTGDLRKLLFAIASTFKYNGYEIDAHLAKAESHILHELIENKAYNDDEFIRIFATRSNAQLNATFNIFKDDYGISIAKSLLEEPATEYLSALRTVVHCITDPIKYFVKVLRDAIHQHGTDEDTLTRIIVTHAERDLRLIKEKYYERDNITLETAVVRETSGDYETFLLALLGN, encoded by the exons ATGGCTACCATTGTTGTTCATGAATCAGTTCCTTCTCCTATGGAAGATGCTGAGGCCGTCATGAATGCTGTTAAAGGGTGGGGTACAAATGAGAAAGCTCTATTTGAAGTTTTAGCACATAGAAATGCAGCACAAAGGCAAGCAATAAGACACGCTTATGAAGAACATTATCATGAGGATCTTATCAAAAGGCTCGAATCCGAATTGCCTGGGCATCTTGAG AAAGCGATGTACCGATGGATGCTGGAACCACTCGACTGTGATGCCGTCTTGGCTAACGTTGCTTTGAAAAGACATTCACCGGATTACCCCGTTATCGTCGAATTGGCATGTGTGAAAGACCCTGAGGAGTTTTTAGCTGTAAAACGTGCTTATCAATGGCGTTACAAACATTCTCTGGAAGAAGACGTCGCCTCCCACTCAACAGGGGATCTCCGTAAG CTCCTGTTTGCAATAGCAAGTACATTTAAGTACAATGGTTACGAAATAGATGCACATCTAGCAAAGGCAGAGTCACATATTCTTCACGAATTGATCGAGAACAAAGCCTATAATGATGACGAATTTATCAGGATTTTCGCAACAAGGAGCAATGCTCAGCTAAATGCTACTTTCAATATTTTTAAAGATGATTATGGCATTTCTATTGCAAAG agtcTATTGGAAGAGCCTGCTACTGAGTATTTATCAGCTTTGCGCACTGTGGTCCACTGCATAACTGATCCTATTAAGTACTTTGTCAAG GTGCTGAGGGACGCGATTCATCAACATGGTACAGATGAGGATACCCTAACTAGGATTATCGTAACACATGCAGAGAGAGACTTGAGGTTGATTAAGGAAAAGTATTATGAGAGAGACAacataactcttgaaactgcggTAGTAAGGGAGACTTCAGGGGATTATGAGACCTTCCTCCTAGCTCTACTTGGTAACTAG